In one window of Desulfobacterales bacterium DNA:
- a CDS encoding four helix bundle protein, with translation MGNFQALKVWQRAKDLAVFLYKLTEAGRFAKDYGLRDQIRKAAVSIPSNIAEGDDLDTDKQSNRFFYIAKGSTAEVLTQAIIALEIGYLDKETYQYIENECKGISGMLTRLIQARSKHE, from the coding sequence ATGGGAAACTTTCAAGCCCTTAAAGTTTGGCAGCGGGCAAAGGACTTAGCGGTTTTTTTGTATAAACTGACCGAAGCGGGGCGATTTGCCAAAGATTATGGTTTGCGGGACCAGATTCGAAAAGCGGCCGTATCCATCCCAAGTAATATCGCCGAAGGAGACGATCTCGATACGGACAAGCAGTCGAACAGGTTTTTTTATATTGCGAAGGGATCTACGGCAGAAGTTTTAACGCAGGCAATCATCGCATTGGAAATTGGATACCTCGACAAGGAAACTTACCAGTATATTGAAAATGAATGTAAAGGGATATCAGGTATGTTAACCCGTCTCATCCAAGCGCGGTCCAAACATGAATAA
- a CDS encoding four helix bundle protein yields MGKFQELKVWQRAKNLAVFIYKQTEKGEFAKDYGLRDQIRKASVSIPSNIAEGDELDTDKQSNRFFYIAKGSTAEVLTQAIIAKEIGYLESDTYLYIENECKGISGMLVRLIQARSKQE; encoded by the coding sequence TTGGGAAAGTTTCAGGAACTTAAGGTGTGGCAGCGGGCAAAGAACTTAGCGGTTTTTATTTATAAACAGACCGAAAAAGGCGAGTTTGCCAAAGATTACGGTTTGCGTGACCAGATCCGAAAAGCGTCGGTGTCCATCCCAAGTAATATTGCTGAGGGAGACGAGCTTGATACGGACAAGCAATCCAACAGGTTTTTTTACATTGCGAAAGGGTCTACGGCGGAAGTTTTAACTCAGGCCATTATCGCCAAGGAAATTGGATATCTTGAGAGTGATACTTACCTGTATATTGAAAATGAATGTAAAGGGATATCCGGCATGTTAGTCCGCCTCATCCAAGCGCGATCCAAACAAGAATAA
- a CDS encoding outer membrane beta-barrel protein, translating into MIRTQCHKGRVGTLAVLLALLFSLQAAAALAQGNIRLGRTQVDLGLKYELRYVDNIYYESANEEEDFIHIVTPSVDFAYNGSSPDNYFKTGYSVALAAYSDFDQNNYQSHHPYLDLSLKTPVGFYFKIYDGFLYTQDPYGSRNSYNLGVKTKRMDNTADVALGYEFFNKYSVEALYRNYFIDYDLKEDEWQNRMDNRYGGAFYYHYSPKTFFLVEYRFTQAEYDKQNDDLFDYSRGANWSASKSQDYTKNDVFVGAKFNPGGKLGGAIRVGWGSKDYDNKTDILGKPYKDMDGWISETAFYWQALARTLWIVELGRSFEGSPDADAAGYIDTYFKLSLRQGMANRLTGLLGFEYNNNDYENEAAGRPKKEFDIYGVTAGLEYEIQKWLTTSLQWEYQTKEASDGLYPTQEYDRNVVKFVIDSKF; encoded by the coding sequence ATGATTAGAACCCAATGTCATAAAGGACGTGTTGGAACGTTGGCGGTATTGCTTGCCCTGCTTTTCAGCCTGCAGGCGGCCGCGGCTTTGGCCCAGGGCAATATCCGTCTCGGCCGGACACAGGTGGATCTGGGTTTGAAATACGAGCTGAGATATGTCGATAACATCTATTATGAAAGCGCAAACGAAGAAGAAGATTTTATCCACATCGTGACGCCGAGCGTCGACTTTGCCTACAACGGCAGCAGCCCCGACAATTATTTCAAGACCGGCTACTCGGTGGCCCTGGCCGCCTATTCGGATTTTGACCAAAACAACTATCAGAGCCACCACCCGTATCTGGATTTGAGCCTGAAAACTCCGGTAGGGTTTTATTTTAAGATTTATGATGGTTTTCTCTATACCCAGGACCCCTATGGCTCCAGAAACAGCTATAACTTAGGAGTCAAAACCAAGCGGATGGACAATACGGCCGATGTTGCCCTGGGGTATGAGTTTTTCAACAAATACTCCGTCGAGGCCCTTTACCGGAATTATTTCATCGACTATGACCTGAAAGAAGATGAATGGCAGAACCGCATGGACAATCGCTACGGCGGCGCCTTTTATTATCATTATTCTCCCAAGACCTTCTTCCTGGTGGAGTACCGCTTTACCCAGGCTGAATACGACAAGCAGAACGACGACCTATTCGACTACAGCAGGGGCGCGAATTGGAGTGCCAGTAAGTCTCAGGACTACACCAAGAACGATGTGTTCGTCGGCGCCAAGTTCAACCCGGGCGGCAAGTTGGGCGGGGCAATCAGGGTCGGTTGGGGCAGCAAGGATTATGACAACAAGACCGATATTCTCGGCAAACCATACAAGGACATGGACGGCTGGATTTCTGAGACCGCCTTCTACTGGCAGGCCCTTGCCCGGACCCTGTGGATCGTTGAACTGGGGCGGTCTTTTGAAGGTTCGCCGGATGCGGATGCCGCCGGCTATATCGATACGTATTTCAAACTCTCCCTGCGCCAGGGCATGGCCAACCGCCTCACCGGCCTTCTGGGTTTTGAATACAACAACAATGACTACGAGAACGAAGCGGCCGGCCGTCCCAAGAAGGAGTTTGACATTTACGGCGTTACCGCCGGCCTTGAATATGAAATTCAAAAGTGGCTCACCACCAGCCTGCAATGGGAATACCAAACCAAAGAAGCCAGCGACGGTCTTTACCCCACCCAGGAATATGACCGCAATGTCGTGAAGTTTGTGATCGACAGCAAGTTTTAA